The sequence below is a genomic window from Buchnera aphidicola (Sitobion avenae).
AAAGCAAGATCATTACATATTTTTTTTATATTTATATTTTTAAAATATTTTTTTTTGAAAAAAAATAAAGATATTAATGTTAAAAAAATAGAATCTAAAGGATTAGAATGAATTTTTTTTTCATCATGTAAATTAATTCTTGGATTAGATAAAGAATCCTTTGATAAATATTTTTTTTCTATTTTTTTTAAATTATAAAAAACAGTTTCATAAATAAATTTATAAATTACATTGGGTTTATGAAATTTAATTTCATTTTTAGTCGGATGAATGTTGAAATCAATATTATCAGGTGAAATTTCTAAATACAAAATAAATGATATATTTGTTTTTCCTATTGTTTCATGATAAGCAGAACGAACAGCTTTAAGAAAAATATTATTATAAATACATCGATTATTAACATAACAATATTGAATATTTTTTAATTCTTTGCATGCATATGGATGTGATATCCATCCAAATAAAATCATATTGTACTTATTTTTTTCTTTTACTTCCAGAAATTGATTAGCATCAGATATATTGAATATATCTTGTAATCTATGAATTTTATTATTTTTATTATTCACAGAATTATATTTAATAATTAATTTCTTGTTATGTTCAAGAGAAAAATTTACATAAAAATAGGATAAAGCTATTTTTCGAACTACTTCACAAATTTTTAAAAATTCTAGTTTTTTATTTTTTAAAAATTTAAGACGAACTGGCATATTATAAAATAAATTTTCTATTATAATAGTAGTACCTTGAGGATGTGCTATCGGTTGCAAAGGGATATAATTATTAGAAAATCCTTCTAAATATATCTTCCAAGCACAATCATTAAATTGAGTACAAGAAATCAAAGTTAATCTTGAAACAGCTCTAATACTAGCTAAAGCTTCGCCACGAAATCCGAAAGTAGTAAGTACATCTAAATCTGATAATGAAGTAATTTTACTTGTGGCATGATGGCACACTGCAAGTAATAAATCTTTTTTATTAATACCGCAACCGTCATCTTTTAAGATAATAGATTGAAACCCGCTTTTTTCGATGAAAATATTAATATTTTTTGATCCGGCATCTATACTATTCTCTATAATCTCTTTAACAACTGAAGCTGGACGTTCAATAATTTCTCCAGCAGAAATTTGACTTGATAAATCTTTTGGCAATACACGAATAGACATTACCTTATTCTCTAAATTTATATAAAATACTATTTATAAAAATTAAAATAATATCATATTAAATTCCTATAATTAAAAACAGTTTTACTGTCTACACAATTCAACTATTTTTTAAAATTGAATTATATTCTAAAATGATAGAATTAACTTCTTCACTATTTTCACATAAATTGCAAATTTTAATTAAAGTTTTTTTAAAACCCTGTTTTTTTATTAAAGATGCAATCTGTATTGATTCTAGATCATTTAAATTCTGATAAAAAAATGCTGATGCAATGCCTTTTACTAAATTAGAATAAGGTAGTTGATATTTAATAGTCCCTAGAAGGGGTTTAATTAAACGTTCTTCTTTTCCTAGTTTTTGTAGTGGATTTCTTGCTATTCTTTCAAGGTTGTCTGATAAAAAAGGATTTTTAAAACGTGAAAAAATTTTTTTGATGTAAGATAAGTGATCATTTTTATTAAATTTATAACGTTTTATTAATACTGATCCACTTTCTTCCATAGCAGATCTCACAATAAAACCTATTTTTTCATCTGAAGTCGCTTCTTGTATAGTTTTATATTTTTTTATTAAACCTAAATAAGCTGCTATAGCATGACCGGTATTTAATGTAAATAATTTTCGTTCTACAAATGCATTTAAATTATTACTCAGCTTCATGTCAATTATTTTTGGAATTCTTCCTTTAAATTGAGAGGCATTAACAATCCATTCTTTAAAGTCTTCGGCAACTAAAAATAAATAATCTTTTTTATTAACTAATGGTATAATTGTATCGATGCTACAATCTATAAAACCAATATATTCATTTAAATAATCATGATATTTTATTGGTAATTTTTTAAGAACTTCTTGTTTTAAAAAAGAACTAGCTTGAATTTTATTTTCACAAGCAATGATATTAAGTGGTTTGATAGACTTGTTTTTAATTTTGAGTTTTATTCCACGCATGATAACTAAAGCAATTTTATCTAATACACGCGGACCTACCGCAGTTGTAATTAAATCAACTATAGAAATTATTTTTATAATATTTGAATCATTAGAGTTTATAGCACTGACTCTTTTAACATCAACAATGTTTTTTGTAGTAGCACTTATTATTTGAACAGAATATTCTTTATTACGATTAATAGCATCTACTATCTCTTGATTTACATCAGAAAAAATAACGTTAAAACCAGATTGTGATAATGTTTTTCCAACAAAACCCCGACCAATATTTCCAGCTCCAAAATGTAGTGCTTGCATATAAGTAAGTCCAATAAAATTTTATAAAAAACTATTAGAAAATTAAATTTTTTCAGTAGTTAAAAGTGATAATGCTTCTTTTACACTAGTAGTATTGGATAACTTTTTAATTGTATCTTTATTGTCTAATACATTAGTAATATTACTAACTACCATAATATGTTCATTATTTTTCGCTGCAATTCCAATAACGAGATAAGCAATATCTTCTGCTTCTTCTCCAAAATGAACCCCATTAGGGAATTGACAAAAAATTATTCCAGTTCGTAATACAGAATCTTTTGCCTCAATAGTTCCATGTGGTAATGCTATTGATTCTCCCAACCAAGTAGAAGCTATTTTTTCTCTCTCTAGCATTGAATTAATATAATCAGATTTTACATAACCTTGCTTTACTAAATTATTTCCAACAATATTGATTGCTTCTTCTTTATTATTTGCATGTTGATTAAGAATAATATTCTCTTCAGTTAGATGAAATAAATTATATGATTTTTCTACATTATTAATATTGATAGCATTCTTATGATTATCATCTAAAAAAATTATATTTTCCATTAATTTTCGTATTAAATTATCATAAAAACTATTATTAAGAAAGTTTTTTAAAGATACATGCTTAGCATGTGGTGCATATTTTTGAGCTCGATGTGTTAGATTTTGATGTGTAATTACTAAATCTGCTTTTTTAGGTAATACATTAATTGCCATATTTAATACAGAAATATGAGTTAAATTAGCATTTTTTATTTTTTTACGTAGAATACTTGCACCCATGGCACTAGATCCCA
It includes:
- the mutL gene encoding DNA mismatch repair endonuclease MutL; translation: MSIRVLPKDLSSQISAGEIIERPASVVKEIIENSIDAGSKNINIFIEKSGFQSIILKDDGCGINKKDLLLAVCHHATSKITSLSDLDVLTTFGFRGEALASIRAVSRLTLISCTQFNDCAWKIYLEGFSNNYIPLQPIAHPQGTTIIIENLFYNMPVRLKFLKNKKLEFLKICEVVRKIALSYFYVNFSLEHNKKLIIKYNSVNNKNNKIHRLQDIFNISDANQFLEVKEKNKYNMILFGWISHPYACKELKNIQYCYVNNRCIYNNIFLKAVRSAYHETIGKTNISFILYLEISPDNIDFNIHPTKNEIKFHKPNVIYKFIYETVFYNLKKIEKKYLSKDSLSNPRINLHDEKKIHSNPLDSIFLTLISLFFFKKKYFKNINIKKICNDLAFDIFLEKYQCSIGKLLTITREYYGLIHHRKNFLLISFPLAKGMVRRQKLKDNIEKKIIYEYFSSNIKINTTPQEYGILFHIKETLLKFGFRLIFKKNYVILCSIPIFLKKCNTNVVVSDFFKFLFLKKPVLISQIVDWFYINVFIELKDWTRTNGIKVLLEMEYYCPLLLKNPPPKLLQKININKALCILKI
- a CDS encoding mannitol-1-phosphate 5-dehydrogenase, coding for MQALHFGAGNIGRGFVGKTLSQSGFNVIFSDVNQEIVDAINRNKEYSVQIISATTKNIVDVKRVSAINSNDSNIIKIISIVDLITTAVGPRVLDKIALVIMRGIKLKIKNKSIKPLNIIACENKIQASSFLKQEVLKKLPIKYHDYLNEYIGFIDCSIDTIIPLVNKKDYLFLVAEDFKEWIVNASQFKGRIPKIIDMKLSNNLNAFVERKLFTLNTGHAIAAYLGLIKKYKTIQEATSDEKIGFIVRSAMEESGSVLIKRYKFNKNDHLSYIKKIFSRFKNPFLSDNLERIARNPLQKLGKEERLIKPLLGTIKYQLPYSNLVKGIASAFFYQNLNDLESIQIASLIKKQGFKKTLIKICNLCENSEEVNSIILEYNSILKNS